The following proteins are co-located in the Fluviicola sp. genome:
- a CDS encoding L,D-transpeptidase family protein, producing the protein MKISRLFALFLVFAATFTLIRCSSDIDQTDPVFDQKVSLKKRIALAIESDLLTKLKLPEGIRDSVYAFYKSRDFRPVWANDSMLLEKGTKWKELLDFPCALGLPDNRPFKFKEDSLSTTSIIQEFVLTARLAQLQQDLKVGFLDTAVSAYRPIVSIDLKSLNRSIQQMDTVQDWGNWLAKMGPARPEYRALAKGLFRYAYKKQLSTIHFEVPALVEDSIRCLELAEESLIDKGYLDPKKTDDESFWDAMSRLQADNGLKADGVIGIYTRKALDESERYKCHRAILSMERWRWRAPFPVERYLWVNIPEYKLRLFYNDSLLSEHRVVVGKPENQTPQLSSKLRAIVSLPYWTQPQSIASKEFLPAIQRNSNYAAKNHYKVYRGDTEVDPTTINWKRYKEKNFPFRVRQEPGNDNALGLVKFEFNNKYGVYIHDTPSKGFFNKDIRAYSHGCMRCDMPDSLARFILTRDDKQKMTRDSLDTLIARAEHFSIPLRKPIPIQVDYITVVVNEKGNLLFFPDVYDRDEKYLKMMKIYPKVN; encoded by the coding sequence ATGAAAATTAGCAGACTTTTCGCACTATTTCTTGTATTTGCAGCCACTTTCACCCTAATCCGGTGTTCTTCAGACATCGATCAAACGGATCCTGTTTTTGACCAGAAAGTTTCGTTGAAAAAACGGATTGCATTGGCTATCGAATCCGATTTATTAACAAAGTTGAAACTTCCGGAAGGAATCAGAGATTCGGTTTACGCTTTTTATAAATCACGTGATTTCAGACCGGTTTGGGCAAACGACTCCATGTTGCTGGAAAAAGGAACGAAATGGAAAGAATTGCTTGATTTTCCATGTGCTTTGGGATTGCCGGACAACAGGCCTTTTAAGTTTAAGGAAGATTCCTTGTCAACTACATCCATTATCCAGGAATTTGTTCTGACAGCACGTTTGGCGCAGTTGCAGCAAGACCTGAAAGTGGGTTTTTTGGATACGGCAGTCAGTGCTTACCGCCCAATCGTATCGATTGATTTGAAATCACTCAACAGATCCATTCAACAAATGGACACTGTGCAGGATTGGGGAAACTGGCTTGCTAAAATGGGGCCTGCACGACCGGAATACCGTGCTTTGGCAAAAGGATTGTTCCGTTACGCGTATAAAAAACAATTGTCGACCATTCATTTTGAAGTTCCTGCTTTGGTGGAGGATTCCATTCGTTGTTTGGAATTGGCGGAAGAATCCCTGATCGATAAAGGATACCTGGACCCCAAAAAGACCGATGACGAATCGTTCTGGGATGCCATGAGCCGTTTGCAGGCAGATAATGGGTTGAAGGCAGATGGTGTCATCGGGATTTACACACGAAAAGCCCTGGATGAATCGGAGCGTTACAAATGTCACCGGGCTATTTTGTCGATGGAACGCTGGAGATGGCGCGCGCCTTTCCCGGTGGAAAGATATCTTTGGGTGAATATCCCGGAATACAAACTACGCCTGTTCTATAACGACAGTTTGCTTTCAGAACACCGGGTGGTAGTTGGAAAACCGGAAAACCAAACGCCGCAGCTAAGCTCCAAATTGAGAGCGATCGTTTCCTTGCCGTACTGGACACAGCCGCAATCCATTGCCAGCAAGGAATTCCTGCCGGCTATCCAGCGAAATTCCAATTACGCGGCAAAGAATCACTACAAAGTTTATCGTGGTGATACGGAAGTAGACCCGACTACCATTAACTGGAAACGCTACAAGGAAAAGAATTTCCCGTTCAGAGTCAGACAGGAGCCCGGAAACGACAATGCGCTTGGTTTGGTGAAATTCGAATTCAATAACAAATACGGAGTCTACATTCACGATACGCCGTCCAAAGGATTTTTCAACAAAGACATTCGCGCGTATTCTCACGGCTGTATGCGTTGTGACATGCCGGATTCACTGGCGCGTTTTATCCTGACTCGTGACGATAAACAGAAAATGACCCGTGATTCCCTGGATACATTGATTGCAAGGGCCGAGCATTTTTCCATTCCGTTGAGAAAACCCATCCCGATCCAGGTTGATTACATCACCGTGGTGGTCAATGAAAAAGGAAACCTGCTTTTCTTCCCGGATGTTTACGACCGCGATGAGAAGTATTTGAAAATGATGAAAATCTATCCGAAGGTGAATTAA
- a CDS encoding rhomboid family intramembrane serine protease yields MESQFYSTYIILGITVIVSLIGFNNPNFLDKFLFQPYKVREEKQYYRFVTSVFLHGDMQHLIFNCLTFFIFGKYLEQELLIIYRDPIMVQVVYWTLIFGSMITSSIFSYYQHRFNYSYRSLGLSGVACAVLFAMFTLKPDMELRNLFLPIPIKAWIYGILYLAFEIYSNRNRRTNIAHDAHISGAVFGIIFILITNIEQVIKAFQNLL; encoded by the coding sequence ATGGAGTCTCAATTTTATTCAACATACATTATTCTTGGTATCACGGTCATCGTTTCGTTAATCGGATTTAATAATCCCAATTTCCTGGATAAATTCCTCTTCCAGCCTTACAAAGTGCGAGAGGAAAAACAATACTACCGGTTTGTGACCAGCGTATTCCTTCACGGAGATATGCAGCACCTGATTTTCAACTGCCTGACCTTTTTCATCTTCGGGAAATACCTGGAACAGGAACTCCTGATCATTTACCGCGACCCGATAATGGTACAGGTAGTTTACTGGACACTGATTTTTGGTTCGATGATTACTTCCAGCATTTTCTCGTATTACCAGCACCGGTTCAATTATTCCTACCGTTCACTGGGATTGTCGGGAGTTGCCTGTGCGGTACTTTTCGCCATGTTTACACTGAAACCGGATATGGAACTCCGCAATTTGTTCCTTCCGATTCCGATCAAAGCATGGATTTACGGGATTCTTTACCTGGCATTCGAAATTTATTCCAATCGCAACCGGAGAACAAATATTGCACACGATGCACATATATCCGGTGCAGTTTTCGGGATTATTTTCATTTTAATTACTAATATTGAACAAGTGATTAAGGCATTTCAAAACCTACTTTAA
- a CDS encoding aminotransferase class IV yields MSDQELFVNNNGKIISNTGHSITAGNRGYTYGDGLFESIRVMNGKVLNLSHHFSRLAEGAKVLKMRLPAFYTTEFFQQQIDELIQLSKITEGARVRLSIDRLGGGTYLPDTNEVSYFIEIYPIEHNLFGLNAKGLEVDLYQDIKKNKNILSNYKTKNGILYVLAAISAKEKGLDDMLITNENGQILESSHSNIFVVSNGVLYTPSLSDGCLAGTMRMQVINLALKNGLKVYECPILPSNLLVADEVFLTNAVRGITWVGGYRTKRYFNTTARKIVAFLNEEWDV; encoded by the coding sequence ATGAGCGATCAGGAATTATTCGTAAACAATAACGGTAAAATCATCAGTAACACAGGACATTCCATCACTGCGGGAAACCGTGGTTACACTTACGGAGACGGTCTTTTTGAAAGTATCCGGGTGATGAACGGCAAAGTATTGAACCTTTCCCATCATTTTTCCAGGTTGGCGGAAGGAGCAAAAGTCCTAAAAATGCGTTTGCCGGCTTTTTATACCACCGAATTTTTCCAGCAACAAATCGATGAACTGATCCAGCTGTCCAAAATTACGGAAGGTGCGCGCGTAAGGCTTTCAATTGACCGTTTAGGTGGAGGAACTTATCTTCCTGACACCAATGAAGTTAGCTATTTCATCGAAATCTATCCGATCGAGCACAATTTATTCGGGTTGAACGCCAAAGGACTGGAAGTAGACCTTTACCAGGACATCAAGAAAAACAAGAACATTCTTTCGAATTACAAAACAAAGAATGGCATTCTATACGTACTGGCCGCTATTTCTGCAAAGGAAAAAGGGCTGGACGATATGCTGATTACCAATGAGAACGGCCAGATCCTGGAAAGTTCGCACAGTAATATTTTCGTTGTCAGCAACGGCGTTTTATATACACCAAGTCTTTCAGACGGTTGTTTGGCCGGAACAATGCGCATGCAGGTGATTAACCTCGCATTGAAAAACGGTTTAAAAGTGTACGAATGCCCAATCCTGCCTTCCAATTTGCTGGTGGCGGATGAAGTATTCCTGACGAATGCCGTTCGCGGAATTACCTGGGTCGGCGGATACCGTACGAAACGTTATTTCAATACTACCGCCCGCAAAATCGTTGCTTTCCTGAACGAAGAATGGGACGTTTGA
- a CDS encoding diphthine--ammonia ligase, giving the protein MGRLIPAYFNWSGGKDSTLALYKILQSGQFDIRYLLTTLNAEADRISMHGVRSELLEAQAESLGIPAKKVHLPASPDMQAYEAAMNTAIGELKSEGIADCIFGDIFLEDLRNYREEKLREVSISAHFPLWKQDTTALVREFIDLGFKTIVVCVDSSKLDESFAGRTIDHQFLADLPDHVDPCGENGEFHTFVFDGPIFQKPVSFESGEKVLKTYTAQNKEGETTDYGFCFQELIPV; this is encoded by the coding sequence ATGGGACGTTTGATCCCGGCTTATTTTAACTGGAGCGGCGGTAAAGACAGCACATTGGCACTTTACAAAATTCTTCAGTCGGGGCAATTCGACATCCGGTATTTACTAACGACGTTAAACGCTGAAGCAGATCGTATTTCGATGCATGGCGTTCGCAGTGAATTGCTGGAAGCGCAGGCAGAATCACTGGGTATTCCAGCGAAAAAAGTTCATTTACCGGCCAGTCCGGATATGCAGGCTTACGAAGCTGCTATGAACACGGCAATCGGCGAATTGAAATCAGAAGGAATAGCTGACTGCATTTTCGGAGATATTTTCCTGGAAGACCTGAGAAATTACCGCGAGGAAAAACTGCGTGAAGTTTCCATTTCCGCTCATTTTCCGCTGTGGAAACAAGATACTACTGCGCTTGTGCGTGAGTTTATTGACCTGGGATTCAAAACCATCGTAGTTTGCGTGGATTCTTCCAAACTGGACGAATCATTTGCGGGAAGAACCATCGACCATCAATTCCTTGCGGATTTACCCGATCATGTAGATCCATGCGGCGAAAACGGTGAATTCCATACGTTTGTTTTCGACGGACCGATTTTTCAGAAGCCTGTTTCTTTTGAAAGCGGGGAGAAGGTATTGAAAACGTATACCGCTCAAAACAAAGAAGGCGAAACCACAGATTACGGATTTTGCTTCCAGGAACTTATCCCGGTTTAG
- a CDS encoding WG repeat-containing protein: MYTLSYRKTGFLLFLLVLFQSVVYGASNKNNEIECAPEYDSLRPLASYQYVYSFKEGRALVVINKKYGVIDKKGNNIIPCQYDYAHDFIHGFAQVKNGEKIAFIDSSGRAITSFRYDFAGDFQNGRALVKLNRKWGFIDERGYEIIPVTCDQVNEFLEETTTVQDNGQWFIVDKMNNRKPVLHNCEHIGSFNEGLAAIRVEGKTGFIDKQGNIVLQPKYDQIFYFSEGLALVELNRKYGFINTKGQEVVPLVYDGYPNFKEGLAAVIVGDNFGFLDKKGKMVIEPKYPNVYSFYNGLARVRIAGKWGCINQKGELIIPAIYDEIQVGEGILGVIAGGKGQFLDLKGKQLFPEVYENLYGFSDGAALVKKNGYWLFIDKQGKQLF; this comes from the coding sequence ATGTATACGCTTTCATACCGAAAAACCGGCTTTCTGCTTTTTTTATTAGTGCTGTTTCAAAGCGTTGTTTACGGTGCTTCAAACAAAAACAATGAAATAGAGTGTGCTCCGGAATACGACAGTCTGCGGCCACTAGCGTCCTATCAATATGTGTATTCCTTTAAGGAGGGACGGGCATTGGTGGTGATCAATAAAAAGTACGGGGTCATTGACAAAAAAGGAAACAATATCATCCCCTGTCAATACGATTATGCACATGATTTTATCCATGGATTTGCACAGGTGAAAAATGGCGAAAAAATCGCTTTTATTGATTCTTCCGGCAGAGCAATTACCTCATTCAGATATGATTTTGCAGGTGATTTCCAAAACGGAAGAGCATTGGTGAAGTTGAACCGGAAATGGGGCTTTATTGATGAAAGAGGATACGAGATTATTCCGGTGACATGTGATCAGGTCAACGAGTTTTTAGAGGAAACAACAACCGTTCAAGATAATGGCCAATGGTTTATCGTCGATAAAATGAATAACCGAAAACCTGTTCTACATAACTGTGAACATATCGGCTCCTTTAATGAAGGACTTGCAGCTATCAGGGTTGAAGGAAAAACAGGATTTATAGATAAGCAGGGAAATATAGTCCTTCAGCCAAAATATGACCAGATATTTTATTTCAGCGAAGGACTGGCTTTGGTTGAATTGAACAGAAAGTATGGGTTCATCAATACAAAGGGACAAGAAGTTGTTCCCTTGGTATATGACGGCTATCCGAATTTTAAAGAAGGATTGGCAGCGGTAATCGTTGGTGATAATTTTGGATTTCTTGATAAGAAAGGCAAGATGGTTATTGAACCGAAGTACCCGAATGTCTATAGTTTTTACAATGGCCTGGCACGGGTTCGGATTGCAGGTAAATGGGGTTGCATCAATCAGAAAGGCGAACTGATCATTCCGGCAATTTACGATGAAATTCAGGTCGGTGAAGGAATTCTTGGTGTTATCGCTGGCGGGAAAGGACAGTTTTTAGATTTAAAAGGAAAACAACTGTTTCCGGAAGTCTATGAGAATTTATACGGTTTCAGTGATGGAGCCGCTTTGGTGAAAAAAAATGGCTACTGGCTCTTCATTGATAAGCAGGGAAAACAATTGTTTTAA
- a CDS encoding AI-2E family transporter translates to MENTQVNYQKRIFTILLLVVIAAIIFLGSDILFPVILAFIFGVLIRPIDAFLQKKWHFPKILSVILTVAIAIVVFAGIIFLLGLQLKDFFSDLPTLEKNMMKVIHDIGDWIAKTFDVSNVKQEKIVKENLMKNRSMFSLESFGTITGALVNFILVPLYLFLFLFYRELLLAFLMKLVPAKSAERMQIVVNDIKVIIRMYILGLLLEIAIVAALTTLGLWIIGVKYALFLGLLVALLNLIPYVGILVANALSCLISLSNNPDIQQSVLGVIAVIGVVQLIDNNILLPRIVGSKVRINALASILCVIVGGSLAGVPGMFLAIPITAIIKVVFDAIPNLEPYGFLLGDELPKKVFWTKKKEVTNKIVKEQIKNPKPDKPETGTGTRQKPKPE, encoded by the coding sequence ATGGAAAATACGCAGGTAAATTACCAAAAACGCATCTTCACTATTCTGCTGTTGGTAGTGATAGCCGCCATTATCTTCCTGGGAAGCGATATTTTATTCCCGGTTATTTTAGCTTTTATTTTCGGAGTGCTCATCCGGCCCATAGACGCTTTCCTGCAAAAGAAATGGCACTTTCCAAAAATACTTTCGGTGATTCTTACTGTCGCGATAGCCATTGTTGTTTTTGCCGGGATCATATTCCTGCTGGGCCTTCAGCTGAAGGATTTCTTCAGTGATCTTCCCACTTTGGAAAAGAATATGATGAAAGTCATTCACGATATTGGTGATTGGATTGCTAAAACATTCGATGTTTCAAACGTCAAACAGGAAAAGATTGTCAAAGAAAACCTCATGAAAAACCGGAGCATGTTTTCCCTGGAGAGTTTCGGAACAATTACGGGTGCGCTGGTGAATTTTATTCTGGTACCACTCTATTTATTCCTGTTTTTATTCTACCGCGAATTATTGCTGGCATTCCTCATGAAACTGGTTCCCGCTAAAAGTGCGGAAAGAATGCAGATTGTAGTGAATGATATCAAAGTCATTATCCGCATGTATATCCTGGGATTGTTGCTGGAAATTGCTATTGTGGCCGCATTGACAACGCTGGGACTTTGGATCATCGGGGTGAAATACGCTTTGTTCTTGGGATTATTGGTTGCTTTACTGAACCTTATCCCGTATGTGGGTATCCTGGTAGCCAACGCACTAAGTTGTTTGATCTCGCTTTCCAATAACCCGGATATCCAGCAATCTGTTTTAGGAGTAATAGCCGTAATCGGTGTGGTGCAGTTGATCGACAACAATATTCTTCTGCCGCGCATTGTGGGTTCAAAAGTGCGAATCAACGCTTTGGCTTCTATTTTGTGTGTGATCGTGGGTGGCTCTCTTGCCGGAGTTCCCGGGATGTTCCTGGCTATTCCGATTACCGCGATTATAAAAGTTGTTTTTGATGCCATTCCGAACCTGGAGCCTTATGGCTTCTTGTTGGGTGATGAATTGCCGAAAAAGGTATTCTGGACGAAAAAGAAAGAAGTCACCAATAAAATTGTGAAAGAACAGATCAAAAATCCGAAACCGGACAAACCGGAAACAGGAACCGGTACAAGACAGAAGCCTAAACCGGAATAA
- a CDS encoding GNAT family protein — translation MKFSPRIVVLKDGREVLLRHVEVADAPRVIEFVHGFVYDSEFVPLSEGEFNPTMAEEEQILSNYVERSNCLFLVAEYEGKLVANINLDGNQRKILRHTAVFGMGMHKEWQSCGLGTAILGAAIDWGRNNPELEILFLQVYAENEAGLALYRKMGFKEHGRIPDFFKQNGRYHDEISMHLRLK, via the coding sequence ATGAAGTTCTCACCACGCATAGTTGTATTGAAAGACGGACGGGAAGTCCTGCTGCGCCATGTTGAAGTTGCCGATGCTCCGCGGGTAATCGAATTTGTGCACGGATTTGTCTACGACTCGGAGTTCGTTCCATTAAGTGAAGGAGAGTTCAACCCAACGATGGCGGAAGAAGAACAGATTCTGTCCAACTACGTGGAGCGCTCCAATTGCTTGTTCCTGGTAGCGGAATATGAAGGAAAACTGGTGGCGAATATCAATCTGGACGGCAATCAGCGAAAAATCCTGCGTCACACGGCCGTTTTCGGAATGGGTATGCACAAAGAATGGCAATCCTGCGGTTTGGGAACAGCCATCTTGGGCGCTGCAATCGATTGGGGACGGAACAATCCCGAATTGGAAATCCTGTTTTTACAGGTTTATGCTGAAAACGAAGCCGGATTGGCGCTGTACCGGAAAATGGGCTTCAAAGAGCATGGAAGAATTCCGGATTTTTTCAAGCAGAACGGCCGTTACCACGACGAGATATCCATGCACTTGCGCTTGAAATAA
- a CDS encoding lipase family protein has product MSTLSLPCQLLCAAASTYAITPTDPSGQYNPLGTDSPFQNQYDAIGFVVDPYVVTAEQIEAALVGQTANSIIVAFRGTLPPALNWDSFFDWLEDFMAPTTSNIELPGEVHEGFLFALGLLRGGIVDAIKALDPEGTLPIYITGHSKGGGIAPIAAMYFKNAYGLNITQTITFAGPNCGNTEFVNVYNATFPNDVRYENYLDIVPLLPPDSEFIDILETIPDLPVSFVNKLNEMKAYDYQPVGSLMYIDSSAVAKPYTAIEAELLLPVRMAEITEKIVTFDLSAIGDAHHASCGYRYMQGTCTGTTICPV; this is encoded by the coding sequence ATGAGTACATTATCGCTACCATGCCAACTGCTGTGCGCCGCAGCATCCACGTATGCCATCACTCCCACTGATCCTAGCGGACAGTACAATCCGCTGGGAACGGATTCTCCTTTTCAAAATCAGTACGATGCCATTGGTTTCGTCGTAGATCCTTATGTGGTAACCGCAGAGCAGATCGAAGCGGCTCTTGTCGGACAAACAGCAAACAGTATTATTGTCGCATTTCGGGGAACCCTTCCTCCTGCTTTAAATTGGGACTCCTTTTTTGATTGGCTGGAAGACTTCATGGCACCTACTACCAGTAATATAGAACTTCCGGGTGAAGTGCATGAAGGATTTTTGTTTGCTTTAGGTTTACTGAGAGGTGGAATTGTTGATGCGATCAAGGCGCTCGATCCGGAAGGAACACTGCCGATTTATATCACAGGACATAGTAAAGGTGGTGGAATTGCCCCGATAGCAGCCATGTATTTTAAGAATGCTTACGGTTTGAATATTACTCAGACAATCACCTTTGCAGGCCCGAATTGCGGAAATACCGAATTTGTGAATGTATATAATGCTACGTTCCCGAATGATGTACGCTATGAAAATTATCTGGACATTGTACCGCTTTTGCCGCCCGACAGCGAGTTTATTGATATTTTGGAGACCATTCCGGACTTACCTGTTTCCTTCGTAAACAAGCTCAATGAGATGAAAGCATACGATTACCAGCCGGTAGGAAGTCTCATGTACATCGATTCAAGTGCAGTAGCGAAACCATACACAGCTATTGAAGCAGAACTTTTATTGCCTGTCCGCATGGCAGAGATCACTGAAAAGATCGTAACCTTTGATTTATCAGCTATCGGTGATGCACACCATGCAAGCTGCGGATACCGGTACATGCAGGGAACGTGCACCGGAACAACAATTTGCCCGGTTTAA